In Pirellulales bacterium, the sequence AAGCGCCGGCGCCGGCGGCCTTGGCCTTGACTGGCTCGAAGTCCACGAACCACGCCCGGAACATCGCCCGCGCCAACTGCTCAAGCGCCGCAGACGTCCGCCGGTTCTGCTCGATCTTGTCATCCAACGCCCCGAGCACACCGGCGATGGCTCGCTGCTCGTGAACCGCCGGTAAAAGAAGCGTGAGCTTTCTCAACTCGCTCTGCTTGATACCTACGACGGTAGTTCCCGATGCTCGGCCGCGCAACTCACCCTGTACCGGCGCTGACATCATAAGGTACTTCAGGTACGTGTTGTCCAAAACGTCCGGTTTGCCACGTAACAGAATCAATCTCTGAGCGAGGGCGATTCGATCGTCGCTCAATTGTGCGATCTCACCAAGGGGAGCCTCCGTTGTTAAGACAACGTCACCGACCTTGGGGCACCCGCGACGCATCCACGATTCGTACTCGTCCGGGTCAATAAACTCATCTGGAGCTTCAATACGGCCTCCTTTGACGATCTTTGCCGTTATCAACGGAACCCCGCTGGAGGTCTTGCGCGGAGTCTTCCCGCGATAATCGATGATTGCAGACATACAATCTTCGATACTGAAAGACTTGAGTCCCGTGCGGCCATCAGTCACGAGTCGTGCCCTCGGATTCAACCTGTCGTAAGCGTTCTCGAACAAGGGTCGCCAGTCGCTCCCCTTCCGCGAAATGCTCCTCCAACGCGGCCGTCATCCCCGCGACCTTCTCGGCGAACGGCTCGCCGTCATCTTCCTGTTCCTCGGTCCCGACGTAGCGGCCCGGCGTGAGGACAAAATCGTGCTTTTCGATCTCGGCTGTAGTGGTCGCCTTGCAAAAGCCGGCGATGTCGCGGTAGGTCCACTCGCCGTGCTGTTTGGCGTCCCACCACTTGGGCGCAGGCTCGCCGCGCCACTGGCGGAAGGCGTACACGATGCGGCCGATATCGGAAGTCGGTGGCAGGTCGCCGGCAGTGAACTCGCCGTCGGTCAGAACGCGGAGAGTGCGAGTCTCCATGGCGCCGAGCTTGCGAGCGTCGATGAAGAGGGTTTCGCCGTTGCGGTCGCGCCCGCCATGCTTGAGATTCTTGCCGGTCTTGTCGCGGGTCAGGAACCAGAGGCAAACGGGGATGCCCGTGGTGTAGAAGAGCTGCGTGGGCATCGCAACGATGCAATCGAGCAAGTCGGCCTCAACGATCTTGCGCCGGATGTCTCCTTCGCCGCCGGAGTTGCTCGAGAGCGATCCGTTGGCCATGACGAAGCCCGCCACGCCCCCACCGCGGCCGTTGGGGACTGCTAGGTGGTGGATGAAGTGCTGGATCCAGGCGTAATTCGCGTTGCCGTTGGGCGGCTTGCCGAACCGCCAACGCACATCGTTTTCCAGCAGTTGGCCCGACCAGTCGGAGACGTTGAACGGCGGATTGGCCAGGACGTAGTCGGCCTTCAGGTCGGGGTGGAGGTCGCGGAGAAACGTGTCGGCGGGCTGGTTGCCCAGATTAACTTCGATCGTGTGGAGCGCCAGGTTCATGTGCGCCAAGCGCCACGTCGTGGGGTTCGACTCCTGGCCGTAAATCGAGATGTCGCGCGTGTTGCCGCCGTGCGCTTCGACGAACTGTTCGGACTGCACGAACATGCCGCCCGAGCCGCAGCACGGGTCGTACACCCGGCCTTCGTAG encodes:
- a CDS encoding restriction endonuclease subunit S, yielding MTDGRTGLKSFSIEDCMSAIIDYRGKTPRKTSSGVPLITAKIVKGGRIEAPDEFIDPDEYESWMRRGCPKVGDVVLTTEAPLGEIAQLSDDRIALAQRLILLRGKPDVLDNTYLKYLMMSAPVQGELRGRASGTTVVGIKQSELRKLTLLLPAVHEQRAIAGVLGALDDKIEQNRRTSAALEQLARAMFRAWFVDFEPVKAKAAGAGA
- a CDS encoding class I SAM-dependent DNA methyltransferase, with amino-acid sequence MANLPDNSSDLAYADKLWQAADKLRGSVDAAEYKHVVLGLLFLKYVSDSFESRRAKLKEELEKDGIKGAHLESLLESRDEYTAERVFWVPVEARWPNLQDQAARPDIATLIDDAILAVERDNPNLKNKLPRDYARRGIDPIKMKGLIELIADIGFKGTHKQARDTLGRVYEYFLGKFAQAEGKLGGEFYTPRCVVRVLVEMLEPYEGRVYDPCCGSGGMFVQSEQFVEAHGGNTRDISIYGQESNPTTWRLAHMNLALHTIEVNLGNQPADTFLRDLHPDLKADYVLANPPFNVSDWSGQLLENDVRWRFGKPPNGNANYAWIQHFIHHLAVPNGRGGGVAGFVMANGSLSSNSGGEGDIRRKIVEADLLDCIVAMPTQLFYTTGIPVCLWFLTRDKTGKNLKHGGRDRNGETLFIDARKLGAMETRTLRVLTDGEFTAGDLPPTSDIGRIVYAFRQWRGEPAPKWWDAKQHGEWTYRDIAGFCKATTTAEIEKHDFVLTPGRYVGTEEQEDDGEPFAEKVAGMTAALEEHFAEGERLATLVRERLRQVESEGTTRD